In Salmo salar chromosome ssa15, Ssal_v3.1, whole genome shotgun sequence, one genomic interval encodes:
- the brpf3b gene encoding bromodomain and PHD finger-containing protein 3: MRKPRRRGHLAGGGDAGGRKSYQAGRGRGGARQRSPSPYSLKVSPTRETLTYSQAQKVVEVDLDGRLHRISIVDPLTVITEDEMTAQDITECNSNKENSEQPVTAASANPGRKPPSMPRGRKKDSKHSSSTSSSSSSTPQNHCPNSHSQPHNKTNSSHNHHQAPLPEPTFRMLEAFSPCAAPSLPTAYYRYIERSAEEQEAEAEYDMDEEDAAWLEMVNARRASDGHATVSPDTFELLVDRLEEESYREARSRAPSQSAIDDDAFCCVCLDDECLNSNVILFCDACNLAVHQECYGVPYIPEGQWLCRCCLQSPQRPVDCVLCPNRGGAFKQTSDGCWAHVVCAIWIPEVCFANTVFLEPVEGVDNIPPARWKLTCYLCKQKGRGAAIQCHKANCYTAFHVTCAQRAGLFMKIDPVRETNVNGTTFSVKKTAFCEVHSPPGQEGGSDEEDPTGRAVGGRASRGRSAYTEAPQVQKRSKKEGKHGKRKGKKGLEVAANRASTTPMVTVPQIPTQRLNTICKGILVQRKNQFMQRLHNYWLLKRQSRNGVALIRRLHSHVQSQRHIEQPEPDEKVCAVREELKYWQKLRQDLERARLLVELIRKREKLKREQVKVHQAALELQLTPMQVLLRSTLDQLQEKDAGQIFAQPVNLKEVPDYLEFISQPMDFSTMRSKLEAHSYNSLAHLEVDFNMMVANCLLYNTKDTLFHRAAQRLRDLGGAILRHAQRQAHNTGLDPATGMHLAESPQKHDYYRCTWEDVDTLLDPENRLHMSPEEQLKELLDKLDVVATMRSSGARTRRIRLLRREINSIRYRQGQHHRNSLLNGDVKEEEADNGLSSDKEDLKCTPPPTLEPTCLAPPPLQGDAPLDPPTLRPMTGELRTLGHPKKRLKLDSESSDSGTPTLDATRNKNCTKAEEAPSLYCGGLVVNGLSDTLSPRPATAGVGRRTSVLFKKAKNGAKLLREKDSLGGSVPLTPNSALSTPLSTPSKIPQQTSFTTPERGTPSQDAISEGELEKTPNHTLETRLTNGFKRDNDGGSDSDCSPPPILHKEIRAPPKRSLGKPALSKVPFLETVTGDADYTATGSGILMPFENVVVLEPLDLVWAKCRGYPSYPALIIDPEMPQEGLFHNGVPIPVPPLDVLQLGEQRTEEAGEKLFLVLFFDNKRTWQWLPQDKVTPLGVDDTGDKLRMMEGRKTTIRKSVQVAYDRAMVHQSRVRRDQAFVPSNYL, from the exons ATGAGGAAGCCACGGCGGAGGGGCCACCTGGCCGGGGGAGGGGATGCGGGTGGGAGAAAGTCTTACCAAGCTGGTAGGGGACGAGGTGGGGCCCGGCAGCGCTCCCCTTCACCCTACAGCCTCAAGGTGTCCCCAACCAGAGAGACACTGACTTATTCCCAGGCCCAGAAAGTGGTGGAAGTAGACTTGGATGGCAGGCTCCACCGGATCTCCATCGTGGACCCTCTGACGGTCATCACAGAGGACGAGATGACGGCCCAGGACATCACTGAGTGCAACAGCAACAAAGAGAACAGCGAGCAGCCCGTCACAGCTGCCAGTGCCAACCCCGGACGCAAGCCGCCCTCCATGCCCAGAGGCCGCAAGAAAGACTCCAAACATTCCTCCTCCACATCATCGTCCTCTTCCTCCACACCTCAGAACCACTGCCCCAACTCTCACTCACAACCTCACAACAAGACTAACTCCTCACACAACCATCATCAGGCCCCCCTTCCCGAGCCCACCTTCCGAATGCTGGAGGCCTTCAGCCCCTGTGCGGCGCCCTCTCTGCCCACGGCCTACTATCGCTACATAGAGCGCTCGGCAGAGGAACAGGAGGCGGAGGCAGAGTATGACATGGACGAGGAGGACGCGGCCTGGCTTGAGATGGTGAACGCCAGGCGGGCGTCAGACGGCCACGCCACAGTCTCCCCTGACACTTTTGAGCTGCTGGTGGACCGCCTGGAAGAGGAGTCTTACCGGGAGGCTCGCAGCCGGGCGCCCTCTCAGAGCGCCATCGACGACGATGCCTTCTGCTGCGTGTGCCTGGACGACGAGTGCCTCAACAGCAACGTCATCCTCTTCTGTGACGCCTGCAACCTGGCTGTGCACCAGGAGTGCTACGGCGTGCCCTACATCCCAGAGGGCCAGTGGTTGTGCCGCTGCTGCCTGCAGTCGCCTCAGCGGCCTGTGGATTGTGTGCTATGCCCCAACCGGGGTGGCGCCTTCAAGCAGACCAGTGACGGGTGCTGGGCCCATGTGGTGTGTGCCATCTGGATCCCCGAGGTGTGCTTCGCCAACACTGTTTTCCTGGAACCCGTGGAAGGGGTGGACAACATCCCGCCCGCCCGCTGGAAGCTCACCTGCTACCTGTGCAAGCAGAAGGGTCGTGGCGCTGCCATCCAGTGCCACAAGGCCAACTGCTACACAGCCTTCCATGTCACGTGCGCCCAGCGCGCCGGGCTCTTCATGAAGATCGACCCCGTGCGGGAAACCAACGTCAACGGCACCACCTTCTCGGTGAAGAAGACAGCCTTCTGTGAGGTGCACTCGCCGCCGGGCCAGGAGGGGGGGTCGGACGAGGAGGATCCCACAGGGAGGGCGGTGGGGGGCCGGGCCAGCCGGGGGCGCAGTGCATATACAGAGGCCCCACAGGTGCAGAAGCGGAGCAAGAAGGAGGGCAAGCACgggaagaggaaggggaagaAGGGTCTGGAGGTGGCTGCCAACCGCGCCTCCACTACGCCAATGGTCACAGTTCCACAGATCCCCACTCAAAG GTTGAACACCATCTGCAAAGGGATTCTGGTCCAGAGGAAGAACCAGTTCATGCAAAGGCTGCACAACTATTGGCTCTTGAAACGCCAGTCACGGAACGGGGTCGCACTCATTCGTCGTCTGCACTCCCATGTCCAATCACAGAGGCACATTGAACAG CCGGAGCCCGATGAGAAGGTGTGTGCTGTTAGGGAGGAGCTGAAGTACTGGCAGAAGTTGCGACAGGACCTGGAAAGAGCCCGGCTATTGGTGGAGCTCATCCGCAAGCGGGAGAAACTGAAGAGAGAGCAG GTCAAGGTTCACCAGGCGGCCCTGGAGCTACAGCTGACCCCAATGCAGGTGCTGCTGCGCTCCACACTGGACCAGCTGCAGGAGAAAGATGCAGGCCAGATCTTTGCACAGCCCGTCAACCTCAAGGAG GTCCCAGACTACCTGGAGTTTATCAGCCAGCCCATGGACTTCTCCACCATGCGCTCCAAGCTGGAAGCCCACAGTTATAACTCGCTGGCCCACCTGGAGGTAGACTTCAACATGATGGTGGCCAACTGCCTGCTGTACAATACCAAGGATACGCTGTTCCACCGTGCTGCCCAGCGTCTCCGTGACCTGGGGGGTGCAATCCTCCGTCACGCCCAGCGACAGGCCCACAACACTGGCCTGGACCCGGCCACGGGCATGCATCTTGCAGAGTCGCCCCAGAAACACGACTACTACCGCTGCACCTGGGAGGACG TGGACACCCTGCTGGACCCCGAGAACCGTCTGCACATGTCTCCTGAGGAGCAGCTGAAGGAGCTGCTGGACAAGCTGGATGTGGTGGCCACCATGCGCTCCAGCGGCGCCCGCACCCGCCGCATCCGCCTCCTGCGCCGCGAGATCAACAGCATCCGGTACCGACAGGGCCAGCACCACCGCAACTCGCTCCTCAACGGAGATGTCAAAGAGGAGGAGGCTGACAACGGCCTGTCTTCAGATAAAG AGGACCTCAAATGTACCCCTCCCCCAACGCTGGAGCCAACGTGCCTGGCACCTCCCCCTCTGCAGGGAGATGCACCCCTGGATCCCCCCACGCTGCGCCCCATGACGGgcgagctaaggaccctgggccaTCCCAAAAAGCGCCTGAAATTGGACAGCGAGAGCTCAGATAGTGGTACTCCCACCCTTGACGCTACAAGAAACAAGAATTGCACTAAAGCAGAAGAGGCACCCAGTTTATACTGTGGCGGGCTGGTGGTCAACGGCCTTTCCGACACCTTGTCCCCACGCCCTGCCACCGCGGGAGTAGGGCGCCGGACTTCTGTGCTTTTCAAAAAAGCAAAGAACGGAGCAAAGCTGCTTAGAGAGAAAGACAGTCTTGGCGGTAGTGTCCCCCTGACCCCCAATTCCGCTTTAAGTACCCCTTTATCTACCCCGTCTAAGATCCCCCAGCAGACCTCATTCACCACGCCTGAACGGGGGACCCCTAGTCAAGATGCCATCTCAGAGGGGGAGCTGGAAAAGACCCCTAACCATACACTGGAGACTA GACTCACCAATGGGTTCAAAAGGGACAACGATGGTGGTTCTGACTCAGACTGTAGCCCTCCACCAATCCTTCACAAAGAAAT CAGGGCACCACCCAAACGAAGCCTCGGAAAACCAGCACTTTCCAAAGTACCTTTCTTGGAGACTGTTACCGGGGATGCAGATTACACCGCTACAG GCAGTGGTATCCTGATGCCTTTTGAAAATGTAGTGGTGCTGGAGCCCCTGGACTTGGTCTGGGCCAAGTGTCGGGGATACCCCTCCTACCCTGCGTTG ATCATTGACCCTGAAATGCCCCAGGAGGGCTTGTTTCACAATGGGGTCCCCATCCCCGTGCCCCCACTGGACGTCCTACAGCTGGgggagcagaggacagaggaagctGGGGAGAAGCTCTTTCTGGTGCTCTTCTTTGACAACAAGAGGACATG GCAGTGGCTCCCGCAGGACAAAGTGACTCCTCTGGGTGTGGACGACACGGGTGACAAGCTGCGTATGATGGAGGGCAGGAAGACCACCATCCGCAAGTCTGTGCAGGTGGCCTACGACCGCGCCATGGTCCACCAGAGCCGCGTGCGCCGGGACCAAGCCTTTGTCCCCTCAAACTACCTGTAG